A region of the Mesoterricola sediminis genome:
GAACCCGGTCGGGTCCGGTCACGGGTCCCCGGGGGGGCGGGATGACCCGCACCTGGGTGTGGCCGGTGCGGCCGTGGACCCGGGCGGTGACCTGGAACGTGCCGGGCCCACCGGTGGCCTGGTATCGCCCGCCGGGCGAGATCGTGCCGCCGGTGACCGACCACGCCGTCCCGGCCGGGGCCTCCGCCCAGCCCCGGATCCGCAGGTCCAGGGTCCGCCCCTCCGTCACCACGCCGTCCGCCGGTTCCAGGACCAGGGCCTCCGGACCCATGGGCGACACCGGCGCCACCGCCTTCGGCGCCTGGCAACCGGGTAGGGCCACCAGGGCCGCCAGGATTCCGATCCGCCACCCCGCCCGCATGCCCATGCCTGCCTCCAGAACCTTGCCAAATCCAAGCTGTCCATTGGATAAGGCCTGTTGGCATCACTTTCGCTGTCTGAGGCCCTGGTGTCAACATGCTGACCTACCTGGACAGGCTCCTCCCCTACGTCAGCCGCCTTTCCCGGCGGGTTGACCTGGCTGCGCCCGTCTTCGTCCTGATCGTCATGGTGGTCATGATCCTGCCGCTGCCGGCGTTCGTGATCGACATCCTGATCGTCTTCAACATCACCCTGTCCCTCCTGATCCTCCTGGTGGGCATGTATGTCAGCAAACCCCAGGAATTCAACGCCTACCCCTCGATCCTCCTGATCGTCACCCTCTTCCGCCTGGGCCTGAACGTGGCCACCACCCGCCGGATCCTCCTGTATGGCGGCGAGCAGGGCCCGGAGGCGGCCGGCCACATGGTGCAGGCCTTCGGCCAGTTCGTGGTGGGCGGCAGCTACGTCATCGGCCTGGTGGTCTTCCTCATCCTCCTGGCCATCCAGTTCCTCGTCATCAACCACGGCGCCGGCCGCATCGCGGAAGTGACCGCCCGCTTCACCCTCGACGCCATGCCCGGCAAGCAGATGGCCATCGACGCGGACCTGAACGCCGGCTACATCGACGAGCACGAGGCGCGGCGCCGGCGGCGGGAACTGGGCGAGGAGGCCAATTTCTACGGGGCCATGGACGGCGCCGTGAAGTTCACCCAGCGGGACGCCGTGGCCGCCCTGCTCATCCTGGCCGTGAACATCATCGCCGGCATCATCATCGGCATCCTCAAGTACAACATGCCCGTCATGGCGGCCATGGAGACCTTCACCCTCCTGACCGTGGGCGACGGCCTCGTCACCGCGGTGCCCAGCCTCCTCATCTCCGTGGGTGGCGCCATCCTCACCACCCGCAGCGGCAGCCAGTCCCCCAACCTCGGCGCCGACCTGGTGGGCCAGCTCGGCCTCGACTACCGGCCCCTGGCCATCGCGGCCGCCGTCCTCTTCCTCTTCGGAGCCGTCCCGGGCCTGCCCCTGGTCCCCTTCTGGATCATGGGGGTGGTCTTCGGGATCATGGCCTACGCCACCTACGTGTTCGCGCTGCAGAAGGCGTCCCGCAAGGCGGAGCCGGAGAAGCCCAAGGCCGAGGCCCCCGAGCGGGTCGAGGCCCTCCTCAAGGTGGATCCCCTGGGCCTGGAGGTGGGCTACGGCCTCATCTCCCTCCTGGACGTCAACCAGGGCGGGACAGTCCTTGAGCGGATCAAGGCCCTCCGGCGCCAGATGGCCCAGGAACTGGGCATCGTCGTGCCCCCCATCCGGATCCGGGACAACCTCCAGCTGCCGGCCAACGTCTACCGGGTCCAGCTGCGCGGCGAGGAGATCGCGCGCAGCGAGGTCATCCCGGGCATGTTCCTGGCCATGAACCCCGGGACGGCCACCGGCGACGTCCAGGGCACCGCCACCACCGAGCCCGCCTTCGGCCTTCCCGCCTTCTGGATCCAGGAAGGCCAGCGCGACCACGCCCAGCTCATGGGCTACACGGTGGTCGACCCGGCCACCGTGATCACCACGCACCTCTCGGAACTCATCAAGCAGCAGGCCCCCGAGCTCGTCGGCCGGCCCGAACTCCAGGGCCTCCTGGACAACCTCAAGGAGTCCGCCCCCAAGCTCGTGGAGGAGCTGGTGCCCAACGTGGTGCCCGTGGGCCTCCTCCTCAAGGTCCTCCAGAACCTCCTCCGGGAGCGGGTGCCCGTGCGGGACCTGGGCCGGATCCTGGAGGCCACCGCCGACGCCGCCGGCGTCACCCGCGACCCCCTCGTCCTCACCGAATACGTCCGGCAGCACATGGGGCGCTCCCTCACGACGCCGCACCTCAGCGAGAACAACGAGCTGGGCGTCCTCATGCTGGACCCCCAGCTGGAGCAGGCCATCCAGTCCGGCATCGAGACCACGGACCGCGGCAGCTTCCTGGCCCTGGACCCGGGCCGCTTGCAGGAGATCCTCGGCCGCATCAGCTCGGGCATCACCAACCTCCTGCCCGGGGCCCAGCCGGTGCTCCTGACGAACCCCGTGGTCCGCCCCCACCTGCGCCGCCTCCTGGAGCGCGCCCTGCCCCACCTCGTCGTCCTCAGCCACAGCGAGATCCCCATGGACGTGCGCGTGGTGAACCTCGGGACGGTGTCATGATCCCCCCCTCCTTCGATCCACGGACGGCCCCATGCGCGTGAAGACCTTTGAAGCCGCCTCCATGCAGGAAGCCCTCTCCGTCGTGAAGCGCGACATGGGGGAAGACGCCTTCATCCTGTCCACCCGGACCCGCCGCCGCAAGACGCCCCTGGGCGAGGAGGCCTACATCGAGGTCACCGCGGCCGTGGACGAGGCCTCGGACCGCCCGGCCCCCCAGCCCCCGCCCGCACCCGCCCGGGCCGCCGCCACGTATGGCCTGCGCGACCCCCTGGCGGCGCGCCACGCGCCCGTGCGCGCCCCCGAACCGCCGCGGGCGGAGCCCCGCCCCGCCGCCCCGCCCGCGGCGGCCGCGCCCCCCGCCGCCGCCCCCGCCCCCCGTGGACCTCCAGCCCCTGCGGCGCGAGCTCCTGGAGATCAAGGGCGCCGTGGAGGCCCTCAAGGAGGTGGAGGTCCGCAACGCCTCCATCCTGCGCGAGCTGGACCAGATGAAGGCCCAGCTCACCCGCATCCAGAAGCAGGGCATGCCCCAGGCCCAGCTGCAGCTGCCCCAGCCCCTGCTCGAGCTCTACGGCGACCTCGTCGCCAACGACCTGGACCCCCTCATCGCCCTGCGCCTGTGCGAGTACACCCAGCGCTCCCTCATGGAGCAGGACGGGACCGGCCACTCCGGGGAGCTGGACCCCGAGCGGGCCCGCATCTTCCTGCGGCGCGTCATCGCCGACTTCATCCCCGTCGCCCCTCCCATCCAGCTCGAGACCGGGCGCACCCGGGTGGTGGCCCTGGTGGGGCCCACGGGCGTGGGGAAGACCACGACCATCGCGAAGCTGGCCGCCTATGCCAAGCTCGAGCTCAAGCAGAAGGTCGCCCTCCTGACCCTGGACACCTTCCGCATCGCCGCGGTGGACCAGCTCCACCAGTACGCGGAGATCCTCCAGGTCCCCCTCCACGTGGCCCTGACCGTGGAGGACCTGCGCAGCGCCCTCCGCTTCTACCAGGACCGCGCCCTCGTGCTCCTCGACACGCCGGGGCACAGCCCCAAGGACGCGGAGATGATGGGCCAGCTGCGCCGGTTCCTGGACGAGCTGCCCGAGGCGGAGGTCCACCTGGTGCTTTCCGCCACCACGAAGCCCCGGGACCTGGCCGACATCGCCCAGCGCTTCGAGTCCCTCGGCCCCAGCCGCCTCGTCTTCACCAAGCTGGACGAGACCTGCACCCTGGGCCCCCTCCTCTCCACCCTGGTGAGAGTCAAGCGCCCCATCAGCTACCTGGGGACGGGCCAGGAGGTCCCCCAGGACCTCGAAATGGCCACGAGCCGGCGCCTGGCCGACCTCATCCTCCCCCTGCCCCAGCTCGCCTGACAGTTCCCCGCATCCGCGCATCGACCCTAGGCCCGCCATGAACGATCAAGCCAACCGTCTCAGAGCCCTGGCCCGCACCCAGCCGGCCCCCTCCAGCCTCTTCGGGAGCCGGGTGATGGCCATCGCCTCCGGCAAGGGGGGCGTGGGCAAGACCAACGTCGTGGCCGGCCTGGCCATGTCCCTCGCCCAGCAGGGCCAGCGCGTGATGGTCCTCGACGCCGACTTCGGCCTGGCCAACCTGGACATCCTCCTGGGCCTGGCCCCCAGCCACACCCTCGAGCACGTCCTCCGGGGCGAGAAGCTCCTGGAGGAGATCATCGTGGACGGGCCCTTCGGGATCCGGATCATCCCCGCCAGCAGCGGCATCCAGGAGCTGACCCGGCTGGACGCCGCCGCCGAGCTGCGCCTGGTCCAGGGCCTCCAGCGGGTCTCCCAGGGCCTGGACTGGCTGCTCATCGATACCGCCGCCGGCATCCACGATTCGGTCATCAAGCTCCTCATGGCGGCCCAGGAGGTCCTCCTGGTCACCACCCCCGAGCCCACCGCCCTCGTGGACGCCTACGCCATGGTCAAGGTCGTCCACCTGCGGGATCCCCAGAAGCCCCTGTGGCTCCTCGTGAACAACGCCCAGAACGAGGAGGAGGCGGAGGAGACCATCGAACAGCTCCAGGCGGCCACCCAGCGCTTCCTCAACCGGGAGCTCCAGGTCCTGGGCATGCTCCCCGCCGACCCCTTCATGCTGCAGGCCGTCCGCCAGCAGCGGTG
Encoded here:
- the flhA gene encoding flagellar biosynthesis protein FlhA codes for the protein MLTYLDRLLPYVSRLSRRVDLAAPVFVLIVMVVMILPLPAFVIDILIVFNITLSLLILLVGMYVSKPQEFNAYPSILLIVTLFRLGLNVATTRRILLYGGEQGPEAAGHMVQAFGQFVVGGSYVIGLVVFLILLAIQFLVINHGAGRIAEVTARFTLDAMPGKQMAIDADLNAGYIDEHEARRRRRELGEEANFYGAMDGAVKFTQRDAVAALLILAVNIIAGIIIGILKYNMPVMAAMETFTLLTVGDGLVTAVPSLLISVGGAILTTRSGSQSPNLGADLVGQLGLDYRPLAIAAAVLFLFGAVPGLPLVPFWIMGVVFGIMAYATYVFALQKASRKAEPEKPKAEAPERVEALLKVDPLGLEVGYGLISLLDVNQGGTVLERIKALRRQMAQELGIVVPPIRIRDNLQLPANVYRVQLRGEEIARSEVIPGMFLAMNPGTATGDVQGTATTEPAFGLPAFWIQEGQRDHAQLMGYTVVDPATVITTHLSELIKQQAPELVGRPELQGLLDNLKESAPKLVEELVPNVVPVGLLLKVLQNLLRERVPVRDLGRILEATADAAGVTRDPLVLTEYVRQHMGRSLTTPHLSENNELGVLMLDPQLEQAIQSGIETTDRGSFLALDPGRLQEILGRISSGITNLLPGAQPVLLTNPVVRPHLRRLLERALPHLVVLSHSEIPMDVRVVNLGTVS
- a CDS encoding flagellar biosynthesis protein FlhF, whose translation is MACATPWRRATRPCAPPNRRGRSPAPPPRPRRPRPPPPPPPPVDLQPLRRELLEIKGAVEALKEVEVRNASILRELDQMKAQLTRIQKQGMPQAQLQLPQPLLELYGDLVANDLDPLIALRLCEYTQRSLMEQDGTGHSGELDPERARIFLRRVIADFIPVAPPIQLETGRTRVVALVGPTGVGKTTTIAKLAAYAKLELKQKVALLTLDTFRIAAVDQLHQYAEILQVPLHVALTVEDLRSALRFYQDRALVLLDTPGHSPKDAEMMGQLRRFLDELPEAEVHLVLSATTKPRDLADIAQRFESLGPSRLVFTKLDETCTLGPLLSTLVRVKRPISYLGTGQEVPQDLEMATSRRLADLILPLPQLA
- a CDS encoding MinD/ParA family protein translates to MNDQANRLRALARTQPAPSSLFGSRVMAIASGKGGVGKTNVVAGLAMSLAQQGQRVMVLDADFGLANLDILLGLAPSHTLEHVLRGEKLLEEIIVDGPFGIRIIPASSGIQELTRLDAAAELRLVQGLQRVSQGLDWLLIDTAAGIHDSVIKLLMAAQEVLLVTTPEPTALVDAYAMVKVVHLRDPQKPLWLLVNNAQNEEEAEETIEQLQAATQRFLNRELQVLGMLPADPFMLQAVRQQRCVVDLYPQAPATLAFAEAAARLQQKIPLQKEGFAAFWKGLSTEEP